A stretch of Oryza brachyantha chromosome 4, ObraRS2, whole genome shotgun sequence DNA encodes these proteins:
- the LOC102703390 gene encoding phosphoribulokinase, chloroplastic-like: protein MAATSLSSPSTTTAAILLGGWRRRTVAFPFRVTCSAAAAGGTVVIGLAADSGCGKSTFMRRLTSVLGGGTAAAAPPRGGNPGSNTLVEGDATVICLDDYHSLDRAGRKAKGVTALHPRANDFELMYRQVRALKDGRAVEKPIYNHATGLLDPPELVAPPRILVIEGLHPMYDARVRGLLDFSIYLDISSEIKFAWKIQRDMAERGHSLESIKASIAARKPDFDSYIDPQKQYADAVIEVLPTRLIPDDDEGEVLRVKLIMKEGARHFSPAYLFDEGSTISWIPCGRKLSCSYPGISFAYFPDTYFGHEVSVLEMDGRFDKLDELIYVESHLSNLSTRYYGEVTQQMLKHADLPGSNNGTGLFQTIVGLKIRDLCEQIVAERAAPPPALAAVA from the exons ATGGCGGCCACTTCACTAAGCTCGCCaagcacgacgacggcggccatcCTGCTGGgcggatggaggaggaggacggtggCGTTCCCGTTCCGTGTGacgtgctcggcggcggcggccggcgggacgGTGGTGATCGGGTTGGCGGCCGACTCCGGGTGCGGGAAGAGCACGTTCATGCGGCGGCTGACTAGCGTGCtgggcggcggcacggcggccgcggcgccgccgaggggCGGGAACCCGGGCTCCAACACGCTCGTCGAAGGCGACGCCACGGTGATCTGCCTCGACGACTACCACTCGCTGGACCGCGCGGGGCGGAAGGCGAAGGGCGTCACGGCGCTGCACCCGCGCGCCAACGACTTCGAGCTCATGTACCGGCAGGTGAGGGCTCTCAAGGACGGCCGCGCCGTCGAGAAGCCCATCTACAACCACGCCACCGGCCTCCTCGACCCGCCGGAGCTCGTCGCGCCCCCCAGGATCCTCGTCATCGAGGGCCTTCACCCAAT GTATGATGCTCGTGTCAGGGGCCTGCTGGACTTCAGCATCTACCTGGATATCAGCAGCGAAATCAAGTTTGCATGGAAAATTCAG AGAGACATGGCAGAGCGTGGGCACAGCCTGGAGAGCATCAAGGCCAGCATTGCTGCCCGGAAACCCGACTTCGATTCATACATTG ACCCGCAGAAGCAGTACGCCGACGCCGTGATCGAGGTCCTGCCGACGCGGCTGatccccgacgacgacgaaggcgAGGTGCTGCGCGTGAAGCTGATCATGAAGGAAGGCGCCAGGCACTTCTCGCCGGCCTACCTCTTCGACGAGGGATCCACCATCAGCTGGATCCCCTGCGGGAGGAAGCTCTCCTGCTCCTACCCCGGCATCAGCTTCGCCTACTTCCCGGACACCTACTTCGGCCACGAG GTGTCGGTGCTGGAGATGGACGGGAGGTTCGACAAGCTGGACGAGCTGATCTACGTGGAGAGTCACCTGAGCAACCTGTCGACCAGGTACTACGGGGAGGTGACGCAGCAGATGCTGAAGCACGCCGACCTCCCCGGGAGCAACAACGGCACGGGGCTCTTCCAGACCATCGTCGGGCTCAAGATCAGAGACCTCTGCGAGCAGATCGTCGCCGAGAgggccgctccgccgccggcactggccgccgtcgcctga